A genomic stretch from Penicillium digitatum chromosome 4, complete sequence includes:
- a CDS encoding putative lysine-rich protein, with product MSEVQKTVEETPVAVPIIETPVPETLAEVPEEATEAAEPTATPAIESTDAAEPVKEEVKPATEGVLGYKAPGLVKGFRFAKRFFYFNEEAVESKQLSGFHQNEKAAVANPTAAWASQTGKGLLFYTKRAEDKATPAGIFNLADVSDVTKEGSSEFIFKVAGHKHTFQASSAAERDSWVIAIETQATAAKAEKETITSGEGYKAELEKLTKPAVAVAAAKKPEERKFEDKKEETPAVADEAAQEEHKDEKSPKSRSQSRKRTSIFGSLLGKKDTEEKREETPAAEETKSAAEHAAEPTAEPAAEPAAEPAAEPTAEPYSEAAIPVVAEPTEAVAAPAEVVEYAAETPTETSEAAKEEVKEEAKDEVKDERKDEKKSEKKAKRASIFGTFFQKVASPSHEKSEKEVTALAAVGTPVANTAPQLESPVDEASKPTEAEAVTAPAEAVEAPAADTLAAEPVSSPKEKRRTSFFGNLGIKKEKKADSDNEVTDGEAKETKTKKRGGIFRKPSKAVKLDKEEVTAAETEAKAEASEEVPAVSAKETATDAPAVVEETSEAVETAEDSKNINVAATTPVQAAA from the exons ATGTCTGAAGTCCAGAAGACCGTTGAGGAGACCCCCGTGGCCGTCCCTATCATTGAGACCCCTGTCCCTGAGACTCTGGCTGAAGTTCCTGAGGAGGCCACCGAGGCCGCCGAGCCCACTGCCACTCCCGCCATCGAGAGCACCGACGCTGCTGAGCCCGTCAAGGAGGAGGTGAAGCCCGCTACTGAGGGTGTTCTGGGTTACAAGGCCCCTGGTCTGGTCAA GGGCTTCCGCTTCGCGAAGCGCTTCTTCTACTTCAACGAGGAGGCCGTTGAGAGCAAGCAGCTCTCTGGCTTTCACCAGAACGAGAAGGCAGCCGTTGCCAACCCCACCGCCGCCTGGGCCAGCCAGACTGGCAAGGGTCTGCTTTTCTACACCAAGCGCGCCGAGGACAAGGCCACACCCGCTGGCATTTTCAACCTC GCCGATGTCTCTGATGTGACCAAGGAGGGGTCTAGCGAGTTTATCTTCAAGGTTGCTGGCCACAAACACACCTTCCAGGCCTCCAGCGCGGCCGAGCGTGACAGCTGGGTTATCGCTATCGAGACCCAGGCCACCGCAgccaaggccgagaaggagaCCATCACCTCTGGTGAGGGCTATAAGGCCGAGCTCGAGAAGCTGACCAAGCCTGCCGTTGCCGTTGCCGCCGCCAAAAAGCCCGAGGAGAGGAAGTTTGAGGACAAGAAGGAGGAAACCCCCGCTGTGGCTGATGAGGCCGCTCAGGAGGAGCACAAGGATGAGAAGTCTCCTAAGAGTCGTTCTCAGTCCCGCAAGCGCACCAGCATCTTCGGTTCCCTTCTCGGTAAGAAGGACACCGAAGAGAAGCGCGAGGAGACTCCCGCTGCTGAGGAGACCAAGTCTGCCGCCGAACATGCTGCCGAGCCCACTGCTGAGCCTGCTGCCGAGCCTGCTGCCGAGCCTGCTGCTGAGCCTACTGCTGAGCCCTATTCCGAGGCTGCCATTCCTGTTGTTGCTGAGCCCACTGAGGCTGTTGCTGCCCCCGCCGAGGTTGTCGAGTATGCTGCTGAGACCCCCACTGAGACCTCCGAGGCTGCCAAGGAGGAGGTGAAGGAGGAGGCGAAGGATGAGGTGAAGGATGAGAGgaaggatgagaagaagtCCGAGAAGAAGGCCAAGCGTGCGTCCATCTTCGGCACCTTCTTCCAGAAGGTCGCCAGCCCATCCCATGAGAAATCTGAAAAGGAGGTTACTGCCCTTGCTGCTGTGGGGACTCCTGTCGCGAACACCGCTCCTCAGCTCGAGAGCCCCGTCGATGAGGCCTCAAAGCCCACCGAAGCCGAGGCCGTGACTGCTCCCGCTGAGGCCGTTGAGGCCCCTGCTGCCGATACTCTTGCTGCCGAGCCCGTCTCCAGCCCCAAGGAGAAGCGCCGCACCTCTTTCTTCGGCAACCTTGGCatcaagaaggagaagaaggctgACTCTGACAACGAAGTCACCGACGGTGAGGCCAAGGagaccaagaccaagaagcGCGGTGGGATTTTCCGCAAGCCCAGCAAGGCTGTCAAGCTTGACAAGGAGGAGGTCACTGCCGCCGAGACCGAGGCTAAGGCTGAGGCCTCTGAAGAGGTACCTGCCGTCTCTGCCAAGGAGACCGCCACTGATGCCCCCGCTGTCGTCGAGGAGACCTCCGAGGCCGTTGAGACTGCCGAGGACTCCAAGAACATCAATGTTGCCGCCACCACCCCTGTTCAGGCTGCCGCGTGA
- a CDS encoding Cross-pathway control protein A, translating to MDIISSTGTNPIISSPPPSESPFGPLNFSIASRSSSSPNTFTPTDFTSFTTDHHQQTWLPSPPPSQPLASNQNKSSNNNSALEDFVLYPSATPQVQPRLRVPVNTTHRPSALQPFLAQNNPRRHSFSLQLHRHLQQQFSGSPVQDPRVTQLARSPSYWSRPTYTHNRSNTASVLSNFSITNRPPIPLFNGQQNHANNTQTYRRVMSTPNFMEAHEVDLFGLPSADFPASMASPLSFNDLGLANDFSPEGPPGTISPKDLMMDASVPPSGTFTDLSTPSFESPGNFSQNTSPMFTDLDIVGHEDWPSLFDHSSDPLNVFDLATLDVAAAFPIEQKKPALVTPMSPASPRAKRSAGSSPVPASGSVKHSSVAGINPRARKNLSPVEFDPNDPVAAKRARNTEAARKSRAKKMERQFTSERRIEDLQKIIAERDAEIAKLKAQLQIQNTYQ from the exons ATGG ACATTATTTCTTCAACCGGAACCAACCCTATCAtttcctctcctcccccTTCAGAGTCTCCTTTTGGACCTCTGAACTTCAGCATCGCATCGCGTAGCTCGAGTTCTCCCAACACTTTTACCCCGACCGACTTTACGTCGTTCACCACGGATCACCACCAGCAAACATGGCTTCCCTCACCCCCACCATCACAGCCCTTGGCTTCCAACCAGAACAAaagcagcaacaacaacagtGCACTCGAGGACTTCGTGCTCTATCCATCAGCAACACCACAAGTGCAGCCCCGTTTGCGTGTGCCCGTGAACACTACCCATAGACCTTCTGCACTTCAGCCATTTCTGGCGCAGAACAACCCTCGACGACACTCCTTCAGTCTGCAGTTGCACCGGCATCTCCAGCAGCAGTTCTCTGGCTCACCTGTTCAAGATCCCAGAGTGACCCAGCTTGCCCGGTCCCCCTCTTATTGGTCCCGTCCCACGTACACGCATAACCGTTCCAACACGGCTTCTGTGCTTTCCAATTTTTCAATTACGAACCGCCCTCCTATCCCGCTTTTCAACGGTCAACAGAACCACGCAAACAACACGCAAACATACAGACGTGTCATGTCCACTCCCAACTTCATGGAAG CTCACGAGGTTGATCTTTTCGGTCTTCCCTCTGCCGACTTCCCTGCTAGCATGGCTTCGCCTCTCTCGTTCAACGATCTTGGTCTGGCGAACGACTTCTCCCCTGAAGGTCCTCCGGGCACGATCTCGCCCAAGGATCTCATGATGGATGCGTCTGTTCCTCCCTCCGGCACCTTCACCGACCTGAGTACTCCCTCGTTCGAGTCGCCCGGAAACTTCAGCCAAAACACTTCACCCATGTTTACTGACCTGGACATTGTCGGCCATGAAGATTGGCCCTCCCTCTTTGATCACTCGTCAGATCCACTCAATGTCTTTGACCTCGCTACCTTGGATGTCGCAGCTGCCTTCCCGATCGAGCAGAAGAAGCCAGCCCTGGTAACTCCTATGTCTCCTGCCTCTCCTCGTGCGAAGCGATCGGCGGGATCGTCGCCTGTTCCCGCCTCCGGTTCAGTCAAGCACTCCAGCGTCGCTGGTATCAACCCGCGTGCGCGCAAGAACCTGTCGCCCGTTGAGTTCGATCCCAATGATCCTGTTGCTGCGAAGCGCGCTCGTAACACCGAGGCCGCCCGTAAGTCGCGCGCCAAGAAGATGGAACGGCAGTTCACTTCTGAGCGTCGCATCGAGGATCTTCAGAAGATCATTGCTGAACGCGACGCGGAGATTGCCAAGCTTAAGGCTCAGCTTCAGATTCAAAACACCTACCAGTGA